From one Alicyclobacillus acidocaldarius subsp. acidocaldarius Tc-4-1 genomic stretch:
- the yidD gene encoding membrane protein insertion efficiency factor YidD codes for MKRLVIGLIRFYQRYISPAKLPTCRFTPTCSEYAVQAIARFGVVYGGWLAVRRLVKCGPWHPGGVDEVPEVR; via the coding sequence CTTGTGATTGGTTTGATTCGATTTTACCAGCGATACATCTCGCCAGCCAAGCTGCCCACGTGCCGGTTCACGCCGACGTGTTCTGAGTACGCCGTCCAGGCCATCGCGCGGTTTGGCGTGGTCTATGGAGGTTGGCTCGCCGTCCGGCGGTTGGTCAAGTGTGGACCATGGCATCCGGGCGGTGTGGATGAGGTGCCGGAGGTCAGGTAG